The proteins below are encoded in one region of Ostrea edulis chromosome 3, xbOstEdul1.1, whole genome shotgun sequence:
- the LOC125674274 gene encoding AT-rich interactive domain-containing protein 2-like isoform X1 translates to MAKILNKDPFTYQQEKDEFLTTLKQFHRSRGTPIGKTPVVGGKEVDLYLLYRQVIKLGGWRKINDEQIWENFLCDFKIPGGCSNGTQALKFIYVRYLDAYEKVYFHGADPNHRGDEEDSEGPLRKKACLPLYGIPHSYNYDQHKVSDHGRTVVGMSTDFVKNNEFNKLERALLSGLPNEVDFAINVCTLLSSESRHSLLLRKAQNLLQLLMAHIGIFSDDHGTYEDVYELEWKKLSKKNFIHFWLETVKDENIRGLVHTNRGYAKKILLGHELLNLGQEAGIHDQEGQRVMQLAVIIRNLSFEEENMKFMSENDLVFRFLMLCIHSSYGSLRQLALDSLGNMAEKFVLTTDDHSHLVLQILKQCLSSDDKYEVVRGFEILSKLCLLDENEDMLTDSLDENLYGDIVRLLNVFDIQIIVYSLEALYQLSELGEHTTTKIAAVKHAVDLLVSLLTIEAQSYGANSLVGIKVVEYCPPVHMMPGVNADQGQASAMPAPSGHPVSQPLPPSHKTAQQQMSTTGCDVETTTYQWLQSTFELKDGLSMPHVHMYAEYLNFAKKFALPQILSSNAFASCVKVVYPNLEQYSIEKAEGVSEAGFKGICKRKTPLPFAIPSTVIKNRLSSVSHCPSPVVMANQNPSQTPTLRQRLMEPPRLSSLQASPLLPLGGAVSTTNQQQSAIYTASKPQTQTSSSNSKSAQNQQSIMSVGKLSQLKTQQALKQHLNQASPSLMPVLPQQTGPPTNLQAFDTSSNDTQKIKSMLARKLKVQQSSPIPIAPKQTAQPIQAVVDPNNPMHLLTFTTQQSTNIQGQLQQAFVPVVQDATAYAMTGNYFDQSNIGQAVQIQGVQSIMDGTQQIVIPQATVTSQPSLQTGSPVSDKSKGASKNSASRNSSKSSRSSSPKGTSPKRKPSSSSRSSSPRNYDLDVCGEVERAKDFVKVGLEARIERVENNTLKQIQSVNTCCTTPSTSHLITSSITSPIPVTPGYPVVGSTNTGLTGDIAASAALPSQTIADSNTGLTIHSQTNCATSLSLHPTNQFSSESIPNCTDASLNACSITSSLPLPSITSSDSQSFSADDDMNTNCSENASIVKEKPKMNYICTQDETDAAVSSLLITEEDTQHSMSNGSDADVPITTIVSSADETAAAISAIEGMLEEEPESEEDNIPMEEDVIQPMEDTPMEESSASTEEKELPETFGIIPENAESVESKTKEITVNGVLNSPEENVIPSPTEEQNHISNGISESESEEGFKTSKLMMDKIAMEKLTKINGIDKHIGNGSVNHIGIDSSVKGDKMELKDSSVNGEVIQGEIDQAISGILENGTSVNILENGRPIETKCYELAGESETEDVVAVEEEEEVLIENEMCLQPTTAVVDQTHPGVVEPEKGEGTGISTEVGSRADDSQKVNGTKPTTEQLEENGDECKLQVDECVDILKAAIESEKIDECVLNGDSNDSLPPGTIYPGEIQISAPSIPIGNEMTATAVGSNNISLIQNVFTNVQTVQTGLVVGTIVSVNNNLLTTATVPLTIPDNIVGRKMGIEMCPERHVPTPEASRDAELSCDSIASTLTDSSEKHSITFQQPILSVQNFPTNVLNVQPMPVNKNQQYITTVITTTPKQTSPRTRDKRAKKRSRNASSGSADSRCSNSSSTITQQMAPPPPSPDFICEWQGCKQCFENFKTVFRHVLDSHLKTEWEGYCRWEGCERLQRKKWSLVTHVQDHHCSENALKSSAMRRKQSQQSGTSIAPQTVPALVYPTDAAWQAIRRFSPKPPYPEFTEAREGPVTKHIRLTAALILRNLARYSAPGRSLIKRYERRISYSAMSALESSNALANCLFEILHDH, encoded by the exons ATAAATGACGAGCAGATTTGGGAAAATTTTTTGTGCGACTTCAAGATTCCTGGAGGATGTAGCAATGGCACCCAGGCACTGAAGTTTATTTATGTCAG GTACCTTGATGCCTATGAGAAAGTATATTTCCATGGAGCCGATCCGAACCATAGAGGCGACGAGGAAGACTCGGAGGGTCCCCTGCGTAAGAAGGCCTGTCTCCCGCTGTACGGCATTCCACACTCCTACAACTATGATCAACACAAAGTCTCGG ATCATGGTAGGACTGTGGTGGGAATGTCTACAGATTTTGTGAAGAACAATGAATTCAACAAACTGGAGAGAGCTTTATTATCAGGCCTCCCCAATGAGGTGGACTTTGCTATCAATGTGTGTACTCTCCTGTCAAGTGAAAGCAGACATAGTCTACTCCTGAGAAAGGCCCAGAACTTGCTCCAGCTTCTCATGGCTCATATAGGAATCTTCTCTGATG ATCACGGGACATATGAAGATGTGTACGAGTTGGAATGGAAGAAACTTTCTAAAAAGAATTTCATCCAT tttTGGTTAGAAACTGTCAAAGATGAGAATATTCGTGGTTTAGTTCACACTAACCGAGGATATGCAAAGA AAATTCTGTTAGGTCATGAATTATTAAACCTTGGTCAGGAAGCGGGGATCCATGATCAGGAGGGTCAAAGGGTTATGCAG CTGGCTGTCATAATCAGGAATCTTTCTTTTGAGGAAGAAAACATGAAGTTTATGTCTGAAAATGATTTAGTGTTCAG ATTTCTTATGCTGTGTATACACAGCTCATACGGGTCGCTACGACAACTTGCTTTAGATTCTCTGGGTAACATGGCAGAAAAG TTTGTGCTTACAACAGACGATCACTCACATCTGGTGCTTCAAATTCTAAAGCAGTGTTTGTCATCGGATGACAAATACGAGGTGGTGAGAG GTTTCGAAATTTTAAGCAAGCTTTGCCTGTTGgatgaaaatgaagatatgCTGACAGACAGTCTAGATGAGAATTTGTATGGTGACATAGTACGCCTGCTGAATGTGTTTGATATCCAGATTATTGTATACAGCCTGGAGGCTTTGTATCAACTCTCAGAGCTGGGGGAACACACCACAACCAAGATTGCTGCTGTAAAGCATGCTGTGG ATTTACTGGTCTCACTGTTGACAATAGAAGCTCAGTCTTATGGAGCCAATTCTCTTGTGGGCATTAAGGTAGTGGAATATTGTCCCCCAGTACACATGATGCCAGGGGTCAATGCTGACCAAGGCCAGGCTTCAGCAATGCCAGCCCCTTCTGGTCACCCTGTGTCCCAGCCACTCCCACCCTCTCATA AAACTGCTCAGCAGCAGATGAGTACCACTGGTTGTGATGTAGAGACAACCACCTATCAGTG GTTACAGTCCACTTTTGAGCTAAAGGATGGGTTGTCCATGCCACATGTTCACATGTATGCAGAGTATCTCAATTTTGCCAAGAAGTTTGCACTGCCCCAGATCCTGTCTTCTAATGCCTTTGCCAGCTGTGTCAA GGTTGTGTATCCCAACCTTGAGCAGTACAGTATAGAGAAAGCTGAAGGGGTATCAGAAGCCGGATTTAAAGGAATCTGTAAACGGAAAACACCTTTACCTTTTGCCATACCATCAACAG TCATTAAAAATCGTCTTAGTAGTGTTTCCCATTGTCCATCTCCTGTTGTCATGGCCAATCAGAATCCATCACAAACTCCAACACTTCGCCAGAGGTTAATGGAACCACCACGGTTATCTTCCTTACAAGCCTCTCCTCTCCTTCCTCTAGGTGGCGCTGTTTCCACAACAAATCAGCAACAAAGTGCAATATACACTGCATCCAAACCACAGACTCAAACCAGCAGTTCCAATAGCAAGTCTGCACAAAACCAACAAAGTATTATGTCTGTGGGAAAATTGTCACAACTCAAAACACAGCAAGCTCTTAAGCAACATTTGAATCAGGCCTCCCCCTCTCTAATGCCTGTTCTTCCCCAGCAGACCGGCCCACCAACTAATCTACAGGCATTTGATACTTCCTCCAATGACACACAAAAAATCAAGAGTATGTTGGCCAGGAAATTAAAAGTTCAACAATCCTCTCCAATCCCAATAGCTCCAAAGCAGACAGCACAACCAATACAGGCAGTGGTGGACCCTAATAATCCAATGCACTTGCTGACATTCACTACACAACAGAGCACAAACATCCAAGGTCAGTTGCAGCAGGCTTTTGTCCCTGTCGTCCAGGATGCAACAGCATACGCAATGACTGGTAACTACTTTGACCAAAGTAACATTGGACAAGCTGTTCAAATTCAGGGTGTGCAGTCAATCATGGATGGAACACAACAAATAGTAATTCCACAAGCTACAGTAACTAGTCAGCCTTCCCTCCAAACAGGATCTCCAGTATCAGACAAAAGTAAAGGTGCATCCAAAAATAGTGCTAGTCGTAACAGTTCTAAGTCATCTCGATCATCTTCACCCAAAGGAACATCCCCAAAACGCAAACCATCATCTTCATCCAGGTCCAGCTCTCCTCGAAACTACGATTTAGATGTATGTGGAGAGGTAGAAAGAGCCAAAGATTTTGTGAAAGTTGGACTTGAAGCACGTATAGAACGTGTGGAAAATAATACTTTGAAACAAATCCAGTCTGTAAATACATGTTGTACTACACCGTCCACCTCTCATCTTATCACTTCATCCATCACCTCTCCAATCCCAGTGACGCCGGGATACCCAGTGGTGGGCAGTACCAACACTGGTCTCACTGGGGACATAGCTGCATCCGCTGCCTTACCTAGCCAAACAATTGCTGATAGCAACACAGGGCTGACTATCCACAGTCAGACAAACTGTGCTACCTCATTATCCCTACACCCCACAAACCAGTTCAGCAGTGAATCCATACCGAATTGTACTGATGCGTCATTAAATGCTTGCTCAATCACCAGCTCTCTCCCTCTGCCATCCATCACCTCATCTGACTCCCAAAGTTTTAGTGCAGACGATGACATGAACACAAACTGCAGTGAAAATGCTTCGATTGTGAAAGAAAAACCAAAAATGAATTACATTTGTACCCAAGATGAAACTGATGCCGCTGTGTCGTCTCTGTTGATAACGGAGGAAGACACACAGCATTCAATGTCGAACGGGTCAGATGCTGATGTTCCCATCACAACCATTGTAAGCTCTGCTGACGAGACTGCAGCAGCCATATCGGCTATAGAAGGAATGCTAGAGGAAGAACCAGAAAGTGAGGAAGATAACATTCCCATGGAAGAAGATGTCATACAACCAATGGAAGACACACCCATGGAAGAAAGCTCAGCTTCTACAGAGGAAAAGGAGTTACCAGAAACCTTTGGTATTATACCTGAAAATGCTGAGAGTGTAGAAAGCAAGACAAAAGAAATAACCGTAAATGGAGTTTTGAATTCTCCCGAGGAAAATGTTATTCCCTCTCCGACAGAAGAGCAGAATCATATCAGTAATGGGATTAGTGAAAGTGAATCTGAGGAGGGCTTTAAAACCTCCAAACTTATGATGGacaaaattgccatggaaaaactaaccaaaattaatggtattGACAAACATATAGGGAATGGGAGTGTTAACCATATAGGCATTGATTCATCAGTGAAAGGAGACAAGATGGAGTTGAAGGATAGCTCTGTTAATGGTGAAGTGATTCAGGGAGAAATAGATCAAGCAATTAGTGGCATTCTAGAGAATGGTACTTCAGTGAACATCTTGGAAAATGGAAGAccaattgaaacaaaatgttatGAACTGGCAGGAGAATCAGAAACAGAAGATGTCGTGGCAGTGGAAGAGGAGGAGGAGGTGttgattgaaaatgaaatgtgccTGCAGCCAACCACAGCTGTAGTCGATCAAACACATCCAGGGGTTGTAGAGCCAGAAAAGGGAGAAGGGACTGGAATCAGCACAGAGGTGGGCAGTAGAGCAGACGACAGTCAAAAAGTGAATGGTACAAAGCCAACAACTGAGCAGCTGGAAGAAAATGGTGATGAGTGTAAATTGCAGGTGGATGAATGTGTGGACATTCTCAAGGCTGCAATAGAGTCCGAGAAAATTGATGAATGTGTGTTAAATGGAGACAGTAATGACTCTCTTCCCCCTGGGACTATTTACCCAGGGGAAATTCAAATCAGTGCTCCTAGTATACCTATTGGCAATGAAATGACTGCAACTGCAGTGGGTTCTAATAACATTAGCCTCATCCAAAATGTTTTCACCAATGTCCAGACAGTGCAGACAGGCCTAGTGGTCGGGACCATTGTCAGTGTCAACAACAACCTTCTTACCACTGCTACAGTTCCACTGACCATCCCTGACAACATTGTTGGTAGGAAGATGGGTATTGAGATGTGTCCAGAACGTCATGTTCCAACCCCAGAGGCATCCCGGGATGCTGAACTCAGTTGTGATAGCATAGCTTCTACACTGACAGACTCGTCAGAAAAACATTCCATTACATTTCAACAACCCATTCTCAGTGTCCAGAATTTCCCTACAAATGTTCTCAATGTGCAACCCATGCCAGTCAACAAAAATCAGCAATACATAACCACCGTCATTACCACAACTCCCAAACAGACCTCCCCCAGGACTCGAGATAAACGAGCCAAGAAACGGAGTCGAAATGCGTCATCAGGAAGTGCAGACTCCAGGTGCTCAAATTCCTCATCAACGATCACTCAACAGATGGCTCCACCCCCTCCATCACCAGACTTCATCTGCGAATGGCAAGGCTGCAAACA GTGCTTTGAGAATTTTAAGACTGTGTTTAGGCATGTCTTAGACTCTCACTTAAAAACAGAATGGGAAGGCTATTGCCGATGGGAAGGCTGTGAAAGATTACAGAGGAAGAAGTGGTCTCTAGTTACTCATGTACAG GACCATCACTGCTCAGAAAATGCTCTAAAATCCTCGGCAATGAGGCGGAAACAGAGTCAACAAAGTGGAACTTCCATTGCCCCTCAAACAGTTCCGGCATTAGTGTACCCCACTGATGCAGCCTGGCAAGCCATCCGAAGATTTTCTCCAAAACCACCCTATCCAGAATTTACA GAAGCCCGAGAAGGACCGGTAACAAAGCACATCCGTCTAACAGCAGCTTTAATCCTCAGGAACCTGGCCAGATATTCGGCACCGGGAAGAAG CTTGATAAAGCGGTACGAGCGGAGAATCAGTTACTCAGCCATGAGCGCGTTAGAGTCCTCTAATGCTCTGGCCAACTGTCTGTTTGAAATTCTACATGATCATTGA
- the LOC125674274 gene encoding AT-rich interactive domain-containing protein 2-like isoform X2: MAKILNKDPFTYQQEKDEFLTTLKQFHRSRGTPIGKTPVVGGKEVDLYLLYRQVIKLGGWRKINDEQIWENFLCDFKIPGGCSNGTQALKFIYVRYLDAYEKVYFHGADPNHRGDEEDSEGPLRKKACLPLYGIPHSYNYDQHKVSDHGRTVVGMSTDFVKNNEFNKLERALLSGLPNEVDFAINVCTLLSSESRHSLLLRKAQNLLQLLMAHIGIFSDDHGTYEDVYELEWKKLSKKNFIHFWLETVKDENIRGLVHTNRGYAKKILLGHELLNLGQEAGIHDQEGQRVMQLAVIIRNLSFEEENMKFMSENDLVFRFLMLCIHSSYGSLRQLALDSLGNMAEKFVLTTDDHSHLVLQILKQCLSSDDKYEVVRGFEILSKLCLLDENEDMLTDSLDENLYGDIVRLLNVFDIQIIVYSLEALYQLSELGEHTTTKIAAVKHAVDLLVSLLTIEAQSYGANSLVGIKVVEYCPPVHMMPGVNADQGQASAMPAPSGHPVSQPLPPSHKTAQQQMSTTGCDVETTTYQWLQSTFELKDGLSMPHVHMYAEYLNFAKKFALPQILSSNAFASCVKVVYPNLEQYSIEKAEGVSEAGFKGICKRKTPLPFAIPSTGGAVSTTNQQQSAIYTASKPQTQTSSSNSKSAQNQQSIMSVGKLSQLKTQQALKQHLNQASPSLMPVLPQQTGPPTNLQAFDTSSNDTQKIKSMLARKLKVQQSSPIPIAPKQTAQPIQAVVDPNNPMHLLTFTTQQSTNIQGQLQQAFVPVVQDATAYAMTGNYFDQSNIGQAVQIQGVQSIMDGTQQIVIPQATVTSQPSLQTGSPVSDKSKGASKNSASRNSSKSSRSSSPKGTSPKRKPSSSSRSSSPRNYDLDVCGEVERAKDFVKVGLEARIERVENNTLKQIQSVNTCCTTPSTSHLITSSITSPIPVTPGYPVVGSTNTGLTGDIAASAALPSQTIADSNTGLTIHSQTNCATSLSLHPTNQFSSESIPNCTDASLNACSITSSLPLPSITSSDSQSFSADDDMNTNCSENASIVKEKPKMNYICTQDETDAAVSSLLITEEDTQHSMSNGSDADVPITTIVSSADETAAAISAIEGMLEEEPESEEDNIPMEEDVIQPMEDTPMEESSASTEEKELPETFGIIPENAESVESKTKEITVNGVLNSPEENVIPSPTEEQNHISNGISESESEEGFKTSKLMMDKIAMEKLTKINGIDKHIGNGSVNHIGIDSSVKGDKMELKDSSVNGEVIQGEIDQAISGILENGTSVNILENGRPIETKCYELAGESETEDVVAVEEEEEVLIENEMCLQPTTAVVDQTHPGVVEPEKGEGTGISTEVGSRADDSQKVNGTKPTTEQLEENGDECKLQVDECVDILKAAIESEKIDECVLNGDSNDSLPPGTIYPGEIQISAPSIPIGNEMTATAVGSNNISLIQNVFTNVQTVQTGLVVGTIVSVNNNLLTTATVPLTIPDNIVGRKMGIEMCPERHVPTPEASRDAELSCDSIASTLTDSSEKHSITFQQPILSVQNFPTNVLNVQPMPVNKNQQYITTVITTTPKQTSPRTRDKRAKKRSRNASSGSADSRCSNSSSTITQQMAPPPPSPDFICEWQGCKQCFENFKTVFRHVLDSHLKTEWEGYCRWEGCERLQRKKWSLVTHVQDHHCSENALKSSAMRRKQSQQSGTSIAPQTVPALVYPTDAAWQAIRRFSPKPPYPEFTEAREGPVTKHIRLTAALILRNLARYSAPGRSLIKRYERRISYSAMSALESSNALANCLFEILHDH; this comes from the exons ATAAATGACGAGCAGATTTGGGAAAATTTTTTGTGCGACTTCAAGATTCCTGGAGGATGTAGCAATGGCACCCAGGCACTGAAGTTTATTTATGTCAG GTACCTTGATGCCTATGAGAAAGTATATTTCCATGGAGCCGATCCGAACCATAGAGGCGACGAGGAAGACTCGGAGGGTCCCCTGCGTAAGAAGGCCTGTCTCCCGCTGTACGGCATTCCACACTCCTACAACTATGATCAACACAAAGTCTCGG ATCATGGTAGGACTGTGGTGGGAATGTCTACAGATTTTGTGAAGAACAATGAATTCAACAAACTGGAGAGAGCTTTATTATCAGGCCTCCCCAATGAGGTGGACTTTGCTATCAATGTGTGTACTCTCCTGTCAAGTGAAAGCAGACATAGTCTACTCCTGAGAAAGGCCCAGAACTTGCTCCAGCTTCTCATGGCTCATATAGGAATCTTCTCTGATG ATCACGGGACATATGAAGATGTGTACGAGTTGGAATGGAAGAAACTTTCTAAAAAGAATTTCATCCAT tttTGGTTAGAAACTGTCAAAGATGAGAATATTCGTGGTTTAGTTCACACTAACCGAGGATATGCAAAGA AAATTCTGTTAGGTCATGAATTATTAAACCTTGGTCAGGAAGCGGGGATCCATGATCAGGAGGGTCAAAGGGTTATGCAG CTGGCTGTCATAATCAGGAATCTTTCTTTTGAGGAAGAAAACATGAAGTTTATGTCTGAAAATGATTTAGTGTTCAG ATTTCTTATGCTGTGTATACACAGCTCATACGGGTCGCTACGACAACTTGCTTTAGATTCTCTGGGTAACATGGCAGAAAAG TTTGTGCTTACAACAGACGATCACTCACATCTGGTGCTTCAAATTCTAAAGCAGTGTTTGTCATCGGATGACAAATACGAGGTGGTGAGAG GTTTCGAAATTTTAAGCAAGCTTTGCCTGTTGgatgaaaatgaagatatgCTGACAGACAGTCTAGATGAGAATTTGTATGGTGACATAGTACGCCTGCTGAATGTGTTTGATATCCAGATTATTGTATACAGCCTGGAGGCTTTGTATCAACTCTCAGAGCTGGGGGAACACACCACAACCAAGATTGCTGCTGTAAAGCATGCTGTGG ATTTACTGGTCTCACTGTTGACAATAGAAGCTCAGTCTTATGGAGCCAATTCTCTTGTGGGCATTAAGGTAGTGGAATATTGTCCCCCAGTACACATGATGCCAGGGGTCAATGCTGACCAAGGCCAGGCTTCAGCAATGCCAGCCCCTTCTGGTCACCCTGTGTCCCAGCCACTCCCACCCTCTCATA AAACTGCTCAGCAGCAGATGAGTACCACTGGTTGTGATGTAGAGACAACCACCTATCAGTG GTTACAGTCCACTTTTGAGCTAAAGGATGGGTTGTCCATGCCACATGTTCACATGTATGCAGAGTATCTCAATTTTGCCAAGAAGTTTGCACTGCCCCAGATCCTGTCTTCTAATGCCTTTGCCAGCTGTGTCAA GGTTGTGTATCCCAACCTTGAGCAGTACAGTATAGAGAAAGCTGAAGGGGTATCAGAAGCCGGATTTAAAGGAATCTGTAAACGGAAAACACCTTTACCTTTTGCCATACCATCAACAG GTGGCGCTGTTTCCACAACAAATCAGCAACAAAGTGCAATATACACTGCATCCAAACCACAGACTCAAACCAGCAGTTCCAATAGCAAGTCTGCACAAAACCAACAAAGTATTATGTCTGTGGGAAAATTGTCACAACTCAAAACACAGCAAGCTCTTAAGCAACATTTGAATCAGGCCTCCCCCTCTCTAATGCCTGTTCTTCCCCAGCAGACCGGCCCACCAACTAATCTACAGGCATTTGATACTTCCTCCAATGACACACAAAAAATCAAGAGTATGTTGGCCAGGAAATTAAAAGTTCAACAATCCTCTCCAATCCCAATAGCTCCAAAGCAGACAGCACAACCAATACAGGCAGTGGTGGACCCTAATAATCCAATGCACTTGCTGACATTCACTACACAACAGAGCACAAACATCCAAGGTCAGTTGCAGCAGGCTTTTGTCCCTGTCGTCCAGGATGCAACAGCATACGCAATGACTGGTAACTACTTTGACCAAAGTAACATTGGACAAGCTGTTCAAATTCAGGGTGTGCAGTCAATCATGGATGGAACACAACAAATAGTAATTCCACAAGCTACAGTAACTAGTCAGCCTTCCCTCCAAACAGGATCTCCAGTATCAGACAAAAGTAAAGGTGCATCCAAAAATAGTGCTAGTCGTAACAGTTCTAAGTCATCTCGATCATCTTCACCCAAAGGAACATCCCCAAAACGCAAACCATCATCTTCATCCAGGTCCAGCTCTCCTCGAAACTACGATTTAGATGTATGTGGAGAGGTAGAAAGAGCCAAAGATTTTGTGAAAGTTGGACTTGAAGCACGTATAGAACGTGTGGAAAATAATACTTTGAAACAAATCCAGTCTGTAAATACATGTTGTACTACACCGTCCACCTCTCATCTTATCACTTCATCCATCACCTCTCCAATCCCAGTGACGCCGGGATACCCAGTGGTGGGCAGTACCAACACTGGTCTCACTGGGGACATAGCTGCATCCGCTGCCTTACCTAGCCAAACAATTGCTGATAGCAACACAGGGCTGACTATCCACAGTCAGACAAACTGTGCTACCTCATTATCCCTACACCCCACAAACCAGTTCAGCAGTGAATCCATACCGAATTGTACTGATGCGTCATTAAATGCTTGCTCAATCACCAGCTCTCTCCCTCTGCCATCCATCACCTCATCTGACTCCCAAAGTTTTAGTGCAGACGATGACATGAACACAAACTGCAGTGAAAATGCTTCGATTGTGAAAGAAAAACCAAAAATGAATTACATTTGTACCCAAGATGAAACTGATGCCGCTGTGTCGTCTCTGTTGATAACGGAGGAAGACACACAGCATTCAATGTCGAACGGGTCAGATGCTGATGTTCCCATCACAACCATTGTAAGCTCTGCTGACGAGACTGCAGCAGCCATATCGGCTATAGAAGGAATGCTAGAGGAAGAACCAGAAAGTGAGGAAGATAACATTCCCATGGAAGAAGATGTCATACAACCAATGGAAGACACACCCATGGAAGAAAGCTCAGCTTCTACAGAGGAAAAGGAGTTACCAGAAACCTTTGGTATTATACCTGAAAATGCTGAGAGTGTAGAAAGCAAGACAAAAGAAATAACCGTAAATGGAGTTTTGAATTCTCCCGAGGAAAATGTTATTCCCTCTCCGACAGAAGAGCAGAATCATATCAGTAATGGGATTAGTGAAAGTGAATCTGAGGAGGGCTTTAAAACCTCCAAACTTATGATGGacaaaattgccatggaaaaactaaccaaaattaatggtattGACAAACATATAGGGAATGGGAGTGTTAACCATATAGGCATTGATTCATCAGTGAAAGGAGACAAGATGGAGTTGAAGGATAGCTCTGTTAATGGTGAAGTGATTCAGGGAGAAATAGATCAAGCAATTAGTGGCATTCTAGAGAATGGTACTTCAGTGAACATCTTGGAAAATGGAAGAccaattgaaacaaaatgttatGAACTGGCAGGAGAATCAGAAACAGAAGATGTCGTGGCAGTGGAAGAGGAGGAGGAGGTGttgattgaaaatgaaatgtgccTGCAGCCAACCACAGCTGTAGTCGATCAAACACATCCAGGGGTTGTAGAGCCAGAAAAGGGAGAAGGGACTGGAATCAGCACAGAGGTGGGCAGTAGAGCAGACGACAGTCAAAAAGTGAATGGTACAAAGCCAACAACTGAGCAGCTGGAAGAAAATGGTGATGAGTGTAAATTGCAGGTGGATGAATGTGTGGACATTCTCAAGGCTGCAATAGAGTCCGAGAAAATTGATGAATGTGTGTTAAATGGAGACAGTAATGACTCTCTTCCCCCTGGGACTATTTACCCAGGGGAAATTCAAATCAGTGCTCCTAGTATACCTATTGGCAATGAAATGACTGCAACTGCAGTGGGTTCTAATAACATTAGCCTCATCCAAAATGTTTTCACCAATGTCCAGACAGTGCAGACAGGCCTAGTGGTCGGGACCATTGTCAGTGTCAACAACAACCTTCTTACCACTGCTACAGTTCCACTGACCATCCCTGACAACATTGTTGGTAGGAAGATGGGTATTGAGATGTGTCCAGAACGTCATGTTCCAACCCCAGAGGCATCCCGGGATGCTGAACTCAGTTGTGATAGCATAGCTTCTACACTGACAGACTCGTCAGAAAAACATTCCATTACATTTCAACAACCCATTCTCAGTGTCCAGAATTTCCCTACAAATGTTCTCAATGTGCAACCCATGCCAGTCAACAAAAATCAGCAATACATAACCACCGTCATTACCACAACTCCCAAACAGACCTCCCCCAGGACTCGAGATAAACGAGCCAAGAAACGGAGTCGAAATGCGTCATCAGGAAGTGCAGACTCCAGGTGCTCAAATTCCTCATCAACGATCACTCAACAGATGGCTCCACCCCCTCCATCACCAGACTTCATCTGCGAATGGCAAGGCTGCAAACA GTGCTTTGAGAATTTTAAGACTGTGTTTAGGCATGTCTTAGACTCTCACTTAAAAACAGAATGGGAAGGCTATTGCCGATGGGAAGGCTGTGAAAGATTACAGAGGAAGAAGTGGTCTCTAGTTACTCATGTACAG GACCATCACTGCTCAGAAAATGCTCTAAAATCCTCGGCAATGAGGCGGAAACAGAGTCAACAAAGTGGAACTTCCATTGCCCCTCAAACAGTTCCGGCATTAGTGTACCCCACTGATGCAGCCTGGCAAGCCATCCGAAGATTTTCTCCAAAACCACCCTATCCAGAATTTACA GAAGCCCGAGAAGGACCGGTAACAAAGCACATCCGTCTAACAGCAGCTTTAATCCTCAGGAACCTGGCCAGATATTCGGCACCGGGAAGAAG CTTGATAAAGCGGTACGAGCGGAGAATCAGTTACTCAGCCATGAGCGCGTTAGAGTCCTCTAATGCTCTGGCCAACTGTCTGTTTGAAATTCTACATGATCATTGA